Proteins encoded in a region of the Paenibacillus sp. W2I17 genome:
- the ectB gene encoding diaminobutyrate--2-oxoglutarate transaminase: protein MSIFEKLESNVRSYCRSFPVVFDRAKGDLLYSEDGRAYIDFFAGAGALNYGHNNDYIKDRVLDYLTSDRIMHGLDMYTMAKREFIQSFSERILEPKKLNYKLQFCGPTGTNAVEAALKLARKAKKRSGIFAFMGGFHGMSLGSLSATSSKSMREGAGLPLDGVTFMPHPSGAFAEMDTLGYIENILTDSHSGIDKPAAILLETVQAEGGIHVVDAQWLRELQQLCRRHDILLITDEIQVGCGRTGEFFSFERAGIEPDLITLSKSISGYGLPMSLLLLKPELDIWTPGEHNGTFRGNQLAFVAAKAALEFRDRTELEAQVKQKEEYVRSFLDQEIKPLHPSIAIRGLGLIWGIDVSGFMDEAGAKRVTDISFENGLIIERAGRGDCVLKIMPPLTVSMEHLTAGCAIIKSSMQQVISQETKDLLVTT, encoded by the coding sequence GTGAGCATTTTTGAAAAGCTGGAATCCAACGTAAGATCTTACTGCAGAAGCTTTCCGGTGGTATTCGACCGGGCCAAGGGAGACCTTTTATATTCTGAGGACGGAAGAGCATATATTGATTTCTTTGCAGGTGCCGGGGCACTCAATTACGGCCATAACAACGATTATATTAAAGATCGGGTTCTCGATTACTTGACCTCCGACCGGATTATGCACGGTCTGGATATGTATACAATGGCCAAGCGTGAATTCATCCAGAGCTTCTCTGAGCGGATCTTGGAGCCGAAGAAGCTGAATTACAAGCTTCAATTCTGCGGCCCAACAGGGACGAATGCGGTGGAAGCGGCCCTGAAGCTCGCACGCAAGGCGAAGAAGAGAAGTGGAATATTCGCATTCATGGGTGGCTTCCACGGCATGTCGCTCGGCAGTCTGTCGGCGACAAGCTCCAAGTCCATGAGAGAAGGGGCGGGGCTCCCTCTGGACGGAGTTACGTTCATGCCGCACCCGAGCGGGGCTTTCGCAGAAATGGATACGCTCGGTTATATCGAGAATATCCTGACTGATTCGCACTCCGGAATCGATAAGCCGGCTGCAATCCTGCTTGAAACGGTACAAGCCGAAGGAGGAATTCACGTTGTCGACGCGCAGTGGCTACGCGAGCTGCAGCAGCTTTGCCGCAGGCACGATATTCTGCTCATTACAGACGAGATTCAAGTAGGATGCGGTCGGACAGGCGAATTCTTCTCCTTCGAACGTGCAGGGATCGAGCCGGATCTCATTACCCTGTCGAAGTCGATCAGCGGGTACGGCCTGCCAATGTCCCTCCTGCTGCTGAAGCCCGAACTGGATATCTGGACGCCGGGCGAGCACAACGGCACCTTCCGCGGCAACCAGCTGGCTTTTGTGGCCGCGAAGGCTGCTCTCGAGTTCCGGGACAGAACCGAACTGGAAGCTCAGGTGAAGCAGAAGGAAGAGTATGTGCGCTCGTTCCTTGATCAAGAAATCAAGCCTCTGCATCCGTCCATCGCCATCCGCGGACTCGGCCTGATCTGGGGCATTGACGTCTCGGGGTTCATGGATGAAGCCGGGGCGAAGCGGGTGACGGATATCAGCTTCGAAAACGGGCTCATCATTGAAAGAGCCGGCAGAGGAGATTGTGTGCTGAAGATCATGCCTCCGCTTACCGTCTCGATGGAGCATCTGACCGCCGGCTGCGCCATTATCAAGTCCAGTATGCAGCAGGTGATCTCTCAGGAGACCAAGGATTTGTTAGTAACGACCTAA